In Chloroflexota bacterium, the genomic stretch CCCTCCACCAGTGATGATTTAATCTTTTTCTCCAGTTCGTTTTCCACAGAATACTCCTCCAGCTTTTTAGACTATATTAATCTTATCACGCTTTTGGCATTTTGATAATGGACTATCCGACGCTTCTTTTTTCTCAGTATTGCCATCACTCCAAGGCTGGCAGCATTTCGTTCATGATAAGGCGTAGATTACCGATGTAGTCTTTGGCCAGTGCATCAATCAACACCACTCTGCCCCCAATTGCTTCCGCAATAACTTCGGCGCTCTTCGGATCAAACTGCGGTTCGGCAAAGATTACCCTGATATCATGCGCCTTTGCCTGCTCGATTAGATATGTCAGACCGGCAGCGGTCGGCTCTTTTCCTTCTTTTTCGATGGATATCATGGTGAGACCATATTCGCTGGCAAAATAGCCGAATGCCGGATGGTAGACCATAAACCGCCGATTCACCACCCCAGCCAGACTGTCTCTTATCTCGCGGTTAATTTCGGCCAACTGCGCTAGATAGGAGTCCCTGTTTTGCTCGTAATAGCCTTTGTTTTTCGGATCAGTTTCAATAAGTCCATCACAGATGTTGCGCACCATTATCTGGGCATTCACCGGGGACATCCAGATGTGCGGGTCCTTTCTATCACGGTGTTCGTGTTCGTCCTCAGCGACCGTCTCCTGTAGCTCAATTCCCCGGGAACAGTCCACTACCAGCATGTCAGGATTGGTGGCCAGAAGCTTGTCCATCCAGACCAGCTCAAACTCAACCCCCGAACCCACCTTGGCATACATCTCCGCCTTGGCCAGGGCGGTCATCTGGGAAGGCGTTGGCTCATAGGTATGAGGGCTGGCCCCTGGCGGTACCATCACAGTGACGCCCACCTTTTCCCCGCCCACTTTTTCTACAAATTCGGCTTGAGGGAGAACAGTGACCACCACCCCCATCCTGCCGTCCCTTTCCTCTTCAGGTGCACAGGTCGTAGCTGAGAATACCAGCACTGGAACCAGCGCAAGGGCGAAAAACAGGCGGCTTGTTCTGGCAAATCTCTTCACTCTTCTCCTCTTCTTGCATCACTTTGCCGGGCGAAGACGATACCTCCGGTAGAGCATGACAGCGATTGAGGCAACGATGGTAATGCCACATAGCCACTGCGCCGTGGGCACGCCAGCGACGGCCCAGACTTCTATCTTGAGCATCTCGAGGAAAAATCGGCCCAGGCAGTAGTAAATAGCATAGCCCAAAAAGATGTCCCCGTCCAGAAGACGACCTCTCATCTTTCGTCCCAGTATCATGAGCAGAGCGAAGCCGATGAGGTTCCACAGAGATTCGTAAAAAAAGAGGGGGTGAAAGTGGCTGAACGCTTCATAGCCGGGGAGTCGATGCGCAGGGTCTATATAGATAGCCCATGGCAAGTCCGTAGGGTAACCGTATAGTTCCTGGTTGAAGAAATTACCCCAGCGGCCGATGGCCTGAGCCAGGATAAGGCCGGGAGCGACGATGTCCATCCAGCGCAGGGTGACGAGCTTTTTCCACCTGGTGTAAATGATGAGGCCAACGGCCCCCCCGGCTACGGCACCGAAAATGCCCAGTCCAGCGCCGCCGATGATTGCCGCCGGGTTTTGAAAGTAGAAGTCCCACTGGTCAATCACATGGTAGAGGCGGGCACCGATAATCCCCAGCGGAACAACTATCAGCGCTGCGCTGAGCACCTGCTCCCCGTTTTCACCTCTTCTCCTTGCCTCGATAACAGAGACGACCAGGGTGCTGATTACCCCCAGCGCGAGCATTATGCCATACCAGCGTATGGCCAGCGGGCCTATATGAAAAGCTATCTCCATATCTATCTCCTAAGGGCAATACATTCCCTGTCATTAAAGAATGATAACAGATTAATGTCAATGCGGCAATATTATGCCTTATATTTGCCGCATATAACAGGTTTTTTATTAAAATCCCGATGAATTATTTATTCTAAATATATTGACATTTACTATCGTAGCATTTTATAATGGTATACGGCAATTGCTTTCCGCATATTTTGGGTGATTGACATGAAAAGGGTATATATTAAAGAAGAAGCGTGCATGGGCTGCGGCCTCTGCGAGGTTTACTGCCGCCTGGAGCATGCTGCATCGAAAGACATAATCAAGGCACTGAAAAGAGAAACGCCTGGCGCTGTACCGCGGGTTCAGGTGCAGCGCAAAGCGCCCCTTTCATTCGCTCTGCAATGTCGGCACTGCGATGAGCCTTATTGTGTCTATTCCTGTCTCACCGGTGCCCTGCAGCGTGAGCCTGAGAGCGGCATAGTGCTTGTGGATACAGATAAGTGTATGGGTTGCTGGACCTGTGTCCTATCCTGCCCCTTTGGCGTGATAAGACAGGATGCAGAACGGGGGACGATTACCAAATGTGACCTCTGTTATTCCAGCGGTATACCGGCGTGTGTCGTCCATTGCCCGAACGAAGCGCTGGTCTATACCGAATGCGAATCCCCTGTTTCCACAGAGTAGAAATATCGTACAATAAGACATTGCTACTGAAATAATCTATAGAGAAATGTAAATGATTGCGATAATCGATTACGGAGCTGGCAACCTGCGCAGCGTGGCCAATACCATCTCCAGGCTGGGCTATCAGCCCAGGATAACCAGCCATGCCGCGGAGCTGTCTGAGGCACAGGCGGTAATCCTGCCTGGCGTTGGCGCCGCCGGCGGTACCATGGAAAGTCTGCGGAAACTGGGTCTGGTGGAACCGATAAAACAGCTCATTGCCGATGACCGTCCTTTCTTCGGCGTCTGCATCGGGCTGCAGGTGCTCTTCACCGGCACCGAGGAAGGCGGCTGGCATGACTGCCTCGGGATTATCCCGGGTCGAGTGAAAAAACTGCCCGGCGGGCTGAAAGTGCCCCATATGGGATGGAACCAGGTAAAGCAGCGTTTCCACCACCCGGCATTTGAAGGCATCCCCGATGAAGCCAACTTCTACTTCGTGCACAGTTATTACGGGGAGCCAGAGGATAAATCCCTGGTGGCCGGGGAAACGGAATACGGAGTCACCATAGGCAGCGTTATTGCACGGGGCAACCTGGTGGCGACGCAGTTCCATCCGGAAAAGAGCGGAGATTATGGGCTGAAAATGTATGCCAATTTTCTCCGGCATGCCACCGGTGTAAATTCATAATCGGAAGAAAAGCAAGATGGCAGTGAATCTGACTGAAATTAAATATCTGATAATCGGCAACTCCGCCGGCGGTATCGGTGCTGCGGAAGCGATACGTGAAGCAGATGAGCAAGGGAGTATGGTCATTGTCTCCGATGAACCCTACCCTGCTTATTCACGACCGCTTATTTCCGAGCACCTTGCCGAAGGATGCTCGCTCGAACGCATGATGTACCGACCGGCTGATTTCTACGAGCGCAATGGTATCAACACCGTGCTCGGCCAGAAGGCAGTAAGCCTTGACCTTGCCAATCACACCCTGATGCTGGACTCCGGAAGCGCCATTTCCTGGCAGAAGCTGCTGCTGGCGACCGGTGGGCTGCCCATTGTCCCGCCCATCAAAGGCGCCGAACGGGAAGGTATCTTCACCTTCACCACACTGGACGATGCCAAAGCCATTGACGGCTACCTTTATGAGGCAGATAGGGTGGTGGTCATCGGGGGCGGCCTCATCGGTGTCAGCGTTACCGAAGCACTGGTCAAGCGCGGTGCCGAAGTTACCATCGTTGAGATGAAGGACCGCGTGCTCAATACCATCCTCGATGAAGAGGTGTCCGCCCTTGAGGACAGCATCCTGCGTCAGGCCGGGGTTGATATTATCACCGGTCACGTCGTTTCCGAAATCAACGGCCATGGTAGAAGAGTGCAGGGCGTTACTCTTGATAATGGCGCCAGAATTCCCTGCGATATGGTTATAATCGCCATCGGTGTCCGCCCCAGAATGGGACTGGTCGACGGCACGGGCATAAAGGTAAACCGGGGCATTATCGTTGACCGCTACATGGCAACCTCCCATC encodes the following:
- a CDS encoding zinc ABC transporter substrate-binding protein; protein product: MGVVVTVLPQAEFVEKVGGEKVGVTVMVPPGASPHTYEPTPSQMTALAKAEMYAKVGSGVEFELVWMDKLLATNPDMLVVDCSRGIELQETVAEDEHEHRDRKDPHIWMSPVNAQIMVRNICDGLIETDPKNKGYYEQNRDSYLAQLAEINREIRDSLAGVVNRRFMVYHPAFGYFASEYGLTMISIEKEGKEPTAAGLTYLIEQAKAHDIRVIFAEPQFDPKSAEVIAEAIGGRVVLIDALAKDYIGNLRLIMNEMLPALE
- the lgt gene encoding prolipoprotein diacylglyceryl transferase; this encodes MEIAFHIGPLAIRWYGIMLALGVISTLVVSVIEARRRGENGEQVLSAALIVVPLGIIGARLYHVIDQWDFYFQNPAAIIGGAGLGIFGAVAGGAVGLIIYTRWKKLVTLRWMDIVAPGLILAQAIGRWGNFFNQELYGYPTDLPWAIYIDPAHRLPGYEAFSHFHPLFFYESLWNLIGFALLMILGRKMRGRLLDGDIFLGYAIYYCLGRFFLEMLKIEVWAVAGVPTAQWLCGITIVASIAVMLYRRYRLRPAK
- a CDS encoding 4Fe-4S dicluster domain-containing protein, whose translation is MKRVYIKEEACMGCGLCEVYCRLEHAASKDIIKALKRETPGAVPRVQVQRKAPLSFALQCRHCDEPYCVYSCLTGALQREPESGIVLVDTDKCMGCWTCVLSCPFGVIRQDAERGTITKCDLCYSSGIPACVVHCPNEALVYTECESPVSTE
- the hisH gene encoding imidazole glycerol phosphate synthase subunit HisH; protein product: MIAIIDYGAGNLRSVANTISRLGYQPRITSHAAELSEAQAVILPGVGAAGGTMESLRKLGLVEPIKQLIADDRPFFGVCIGLQVLFTGTEEGGWHDCLGIIPGRVKKLPGGLKVPHMGWNQVKQRFHHPAFEGIPDEANFYFVHSYYGEPEDKSLVAGETEYGVTIGSVIARGNLVATQFHPEKSGDYGLKMYANFLRHATGVNS
- a CDS encoding FAD-dependent oxidoreductase, producing the protein MAVNLTEIKYLIIGNSAGGIGAAEAIREADEQGSMVIVSDEPYPAYSRPLISEHLAEGCSLERMMYRPADFYERNGINTVLGQKAVSLDLANHTLMLDSGSAISWQKLLLATGGLPIVPPIKGAEREGIFTFTTLDDAKAIDGYLYEADRVVVIGGGLIGVSVTEALVKRGAEVTIVEMKDRVLNTILDEEVSALEDSILRQAGVDIITGHVVSEINGHGRRVQGVTLDNGARIPCDMVIIAIGVRPRMGLVDGTGIKVNRGIIVDRYMATSHPDVYACGDVAEAFDIAYGECRLTPIWPNAYIGGRTVGFNMAGRPTEYPGGMAMNSLKYFGLNVVSAGIVIPPDDSYEVIMSNKDGAYRKVILKDGIVVGLIFAGDIEKSGIIQSLIRNRINVDDFKQALVTDDFGLAFLPGELWRPELEVPAGAVVSPIYAEEPEEVIAGE